From a region of the Dictyostelium discoideum AX4 chromosome 2 chromosome, whole genome shotgun sequence genome:
- the crtp2 gene encoding chloroquine resistance transporter-like protein, which yields MSEEKLPLLSPLNENDIENDYKDENLKSDLDKLSNVKKQSIIQRFKDYLKNSISKQTATVLVYVVLYILSGVINSLLLKKVMNVFTNYGFFLNQLTNYGYVPIFGAIVLYKILFTNDIPKDTRSFPQWKFVIMGALDAVTGYFVVIGGIKTTGPLQQLLNQSVIPFTMLLSFIFLKERYSLIQLGGALIIIGGVVVSLIPSLTGGNTSGNMLFYNFFYLISMIPYAFSNVYKAIGFSTVEDMDVWYLQYFDALYQSLVGTVLFPINNWLPPPSDMKFNQVIPQLKAGGKCLGGINTLIEQYNSTTGELLPTSCNYGDNLGCDNCHGAWVVVLIYMAVNVLYNVFILLVLKHAGATVFSIANTLRLPLTNIAFSFKFIMGSDSNPFSGLSVAGLCIILLGLGGYRVGSMIKQKKEAAASADSSSNTENKVIPKVFPTQFGEVSIIIKKKVPPKSQTHLRNQFFGKLGITVPESKLRNQNSIYGDQ from the exons atgtCAGAAGAGAAACTACCACTTTTATCtccattaaatgaaaatgatattgaaaatgactataaagatgaaaatttaaaaagtgatttagataaattatcaaatgtaaaaaaacaatcaataattcaaagatttaaagattatttgaaaaattcaatttcaaaacaaaCTGCCACTGTTTTAGTTTATGTTGTTTTATATATTCTTTCAGGTGTTATCAATAGTTTATTACTAAAGAAGGTAATGAATGTATTTACAAACTATGGTTTCTTTTTaaa TCAATTAACAAATTATGGATATGTTCCAATTTTTGGAGCTATAGtactttataaaatattatttacaaatgatATACCAAAAGATACTAGATCATTCCCACAATGGAAATTTGTTATTATGGGAGCATTGGATGCAGTTACAGGTTATTTTGTAGTTATTGGCGGTATTAAAACAACAGGACCTTTACAACagttattaaatcaatcagTTATTCCATTCACAATGTTATTATCTTTCATTTTCTTAAAAGAGAGATActcattaattcaattagGTGGTgcattaattattataggTGGTGTTGTAGTCTCATTAATTCCTTCATTAACTGGTGGTAACACTAGTGGTAATatgttattttataatttcttttatttaatttcaatgattCCATATGCATTTTCAAATGTTTATAAAGCAAttg gATTTTCAACTGTTGAAGATATGGATGTTTGGTATTTACAATATTTTGATGCATTATATCAATCATTAGTTGGTACAGTATTAtttccaattaataattggttaccaccaccatcagaTATGAAATTCAATCAAGTTATACCACAATTAAAAGCAGGTGGAAAATGTTTAGGTGGTATAAATACATTGATTGAACAATATAATTCTACAACTGGTGAATTGTTACCAACATCTTGTAATTATGGTGATAATTTAGGTTGTGATAATTGTCATGGTGCATGGGTGGTTGTATTGATTTATATGGCTGTAAATGTATTATATAATGTATTCATTCTATTAGTATTAAAGCATGCTGGTGCAACAGTATTTTCAATTGCAAATACTCTACGTTTACCTTTAACTAATATTGCATTctcttttaaattcattatggGTTCTGATTCAAATCCTTTCTCTGGTTTATCAGTTGCAGGTTTATGCATAATTTTATTAGGTTTGGGTGGCTATAGAGTTGGTTCAATGATTAAACAAAAGAAAGAAGCAGCTGCTTCTGCCGATTCTTCATCTAATACTGAAAATAAAGTTATTCCAAAAGTTTTCCCTACTCAATTTGGTGAAGTatcgataataataaagaaaaaagtcCCTCCAAAATCTCAAACTCATTTAAGAAATCAATTCTTTGGTAAATTAGGTATTACTGTACCTGAATCAAAATTAAGAAATCAAAATAGTATTTATGGtgatcaataa
- a CDS encoding FNIP repeat-containing protein: MDILFYKVFRNLYIKNIIFKILRLYKNYSKKYNVFKNVEQYKLFKDKEYLVKMEWDMNIEIPINLIPDNTIKYLKFGKYFNQPIKSLPIGVELIDLKYSLNFNQNQFQIPITLKTLILNRDFNQNFTKLSNNNNDDDNNNLSLNKVENISFGRDYDCLIDETIFSKSITSIKLSDSFCQELDDRTLPKTLTFLEFGWTFNGYLKIGDLDGLSKLRVLKFGVSFNTEIQCNVLPNSIEKITFGSSFNQVILPNSLPRNLRILKFGSSFNQPIFPPPSSLSSESLPNLLKLKFDSSFNQPILPSSLSNSITRLEFRSTHFNQQLSISSLPKNLKYLGIFINNYSTIIEDNDNNNNSEFLKIINILN; this comes from the coding sequence atggatattttattttataaagtatttagaaatttatatataaaaaatattatttttaaaatattaagattatataaaaattatagtaAAAAGtataatgtttttaaaaatgttgaaCAATATAAgttatttaaagataaagaatatTTGGTAAAAATGGAATGGGATATGAATATAGAGATaccaataaatttaataccagataatacaattaaatatttaaaatttggtaaaTACTTTAATCAACCCATCAAATCATTACCAATTGGcgttgaattaattgatcttaaatattcattaaactttaatcaaaatcaatttcaaataccaataactttaaaaactttaattttaaatagagatttcaatcaaaattttacaaaattatcaaataataataatgatgatgataataataatttatcattaaataaagttgaaaatatttcatttggtAGAGATTATGattgtttaattgatgagacaatattttcaaaatcaattacttCAATAAAGTTGTCAGATTCATTTTGTCAGGAATTGGATGATAGGACATTACCAAAGACATTGacatttttagaatttggtTGGACATTTAATGGTTATTTAAAGATTGGTGATTTGGATGGGTTGTCGAAATTAagggttttaaaatttggtgtTTCATTTAATACTGAAATTCAATGTAATgttttaccaaattcaattgaaaaaataacatTTGGATCATCTTTTAATCAAGTTATATTGCCGAATTCATTACCTAGAAATTTAaggattttaaaatttggttcATCATTTAATCAACCAATTTTCCCACCACCATCTTCACTATCATCAGAatcattaccaaatttattaaaattaaaatttgattcatCATTTAATCAACCAATTTTACCATCTTcactttcaaattcaataacaAGATTAGAATTTAGATCAACACATTTTaatcaacaattatcaatttcatcattacctaaaaatttaaaatatttaggtatttttataaataattattcaacaattattgaagataatgataataataataatagtgaatttttaaaaataataaatatattaaattaa
- the H4a gene encoding histone H4, giving the protein MSSAQSRGGKTGGKVGGKVGAKRHKKTQKEHINGITKPAIRRLARRGGVKRISFPIYEETRNVLRTFLTNVIRDSVAYTEHAGRRTVTAMDVVYALKRQGRTLYGFNS; this is encoded by the coding sequence atgAGTTCAGCACAATCAAGAGGTGGTAAGACAGGTGGTAAAGTCGGTGGTAAAGTTGGTGCCAAACGTCATAAGAAAACCCAAAAGGAACACATCAACGGTATTACTAAGCCAGCCATCCGTCGTTTAGCCCGTAGAGGTGGTGTCAAACGTATCTCTTTCCCAATCTACGAAGAAACTAGAAATGTATTACGTACTTTCTTAACCAACGTTATTCGTGATTCCGTCGCATACACTGAACATGCAGGTCGTCGTACTGTTACTGCTATGGATGTAGTCTATGCTCTCAAGAGACAAGGTAGAACTTTATACGGTTTCAACTCATAA
- the atg3 gene encoding autophagy protein 3, whose protein sequence is MLTSFQQAVHKAYVKTVEKVTPTLSTSKFLEEGVLTPEEFVQAGDLLTDKCQTWTWESGDPSRNVSYLPKEKQFLLTRNVPCYNRVRTLENESKASKADEIQIEDDGEDSWVAPQPVGNQDDIEDEKVDISSLKIDDKKPNTTTTTTAKPTNNNNNNNDDEDEDEDGDIPDLDDFQDDNIIEEEDPAVLSKNNKTTTTTTANNNNNNNSENKVEDNDNILRTRTYDISITYDKYYQTPRVWLFGYDENRKPLKPEEIFEDISEDHAHKTVTIDSHPHLGISFAYIHPCRHAAVMKKLVDRQSENGKEPRVDQYLFLFLKFISVVIPTIEYDFTLEFDT, encoded by the exons atgttaacaTCATTTCAACAAGCTGTTCATAAAGCATATGTTAAGACTGTTGAAAAAGTAACACCAACTTTATCAACTTCAAAGTTTTTAGAAGAAGGTGTTTTAACACCAGAGGAG tttGTCCAAGCTGGTGACTTATTAACAGATAAATGCCAAACTTGGACTTGGGAATCAGGTGACCCATCAAGAAATGTATCATATTTaccaaaagaaaaacaatttttattaactaGAAATG taccATGTTATAATAGAGTTAGAACCTTAGAGAATGAATCAAAAGCATCAAAAGCAGATGAAATCCAAATTGAAGACGATGGTGAAGATTCATGGGTCGCACCACAACCAGTTGGAAATCAAGATGATATTGAAGATGAAAAAGTTGAtatttcatcattaaaaattgatgataaaaaaccaaatacgacaaccactacaacagcaaaaccaacaaataataataataataataatgatgatgaggatgaagatgaagatggtgaTATTCCAGATTTAGATGATTTCCAAGatgataatataattgaAGAAGAGGATCCA gctgtattatcaaaaaataataaaacaacaactactacaacagctaacaacaataataataataattcagaaaataaagttgaagataatgataatattttacGTACTCGTACATATGATATTTCAATCACTTATgataaatattatcaaaCACCAAGAGTTTGGTTATTTGGATATGATGAAAATAGAAAACCATTGAAACCAGAAGAAATCTTTGAAGATATTTCAGAAGATCATGCACATAAAACTGTCACAATCGATAGCCACCCACATTTAGGTATCTCATTTGCATACATTCATCCATGTAGACATGCTGCCGTCATGAAAAAATTGGTTGATAGACAATCCGAAAATGGTAAAGAACCAAGAGTTGACCAATATTTATTCCTCtttttaaagtttatttCAGTTGTTATCCCAACTATTGAATATGATTTCACTCTTGAATTCGAtacataa
- a CDS encoding hypothetical protein (Similar to Xanthomonas campestris (Pv. campestris). tetracycline-efflux transporter) has translation MIEAINVKNIIIVFIKIIDETLPNGEGIPPNVTLPEGDILSLSFLNISSMESITEANVLNFVSALKILTYLEIVNVSSVNTIPDSFLYDCPLINTVILDERDLTSLIPTSFFTNTGSSLKTLTLSLSQPSSGVWTQINSIENLNLIFYGTTVNPNNILNINGAYYQKLSKLIISGLKSKVTISEMSYLENVSIECMGKDDNYKDFIFQNITSMDNLVFNGCSINSLSFPNSNLTNLEINDGALSTTSPPSFPKNVEILKVNSTGFKNFPKTTEIPNIKQLIITNGIFISPIQSLAPSLSIANVINSGLNGELPQSYCSVNQINLSSNNFTSIPDCFLCHWSYTNQWFSNNVPVNLSPNSSFICNFGIVGNNSGSIINIFDNSTNSTITTFKVLTYGETIKFNGINLGWNFQNQTTGLKMIKPNTQFSYEFPPESFNKTNETLIFSTGRSIKIQWIYYQYGIENVDFIQKTDGVFANFTGLFDSSSIISINGIVYSPLVLSSRNIQIQFNNSFPEGPIQFDLQTFQTYKFKYLKSFSRSYPLITSASIISVNDSKVTIFGSFFNNENNNNNNNNNNTIKPIVLINNINCDIVSSDNLSIVASIPKFSQGGFTNLTVIDNGYYFSSPLIIFYEKPKPTECNPSCENGGKCSQGSCECVGDYSGATCSFIKPSNSTYSLIIDKTKPNAKYDMEKGAFDFSLTSVQELDLNKNVVKQINITQWDYLPDQPVEGLGNCSLYFTNESNVLIQVYLFIPTDSVKYNFAGYSLNIDSGQVKVLVNISNWQYETSLNVLRAVFKSSSLPSNKTSSSNSCGDSDTSTLETTNNQYNALLSFTFQRNGVILYGVFIDKMLSNGRVAISTVESLPDYGDSNNNYFGINMPHCTICLLDPNLGPLVNPGFDCSGRPWVLPVSLVVSIVGALIISVSLFVTFKKYYIIARDGKTIKFSRRRKSKSSSKMSTQ, from the exons atgattgaagctataaatgttaaaaatattataattgtatTTATAAA aaTAATAGATGAAACACTACCAAATGGAGAGGGTATACCACCAAATGTAACATTACCAGAAGGAGACATTTTATctctatcatttttaaatatttcatcaAT ggAATCAATTACAGAAgcaaatgttttaaattttgtttcaGCGTTAAAAATACTTACTTATTTAGA aattgtgAATGTATCTAGTGTAAATACAATACCTGACTCTTTTTTGTATGATTGTCCTTTGATAAATACAGTGATTTTAGATGAAAGGGATCTTACTAGTTTAATCCCAACATCATTCTTTACAAATACAGGTAGTtcattaaaaactttaacaTTGTCACTATCACAACCAAGTTCCGGAGTTTGGACccaaataaattcaattgagaatttaaatttaattttttatggAACAACTGTAAATcccaataatattttaaatattaatggagcttattatcaaaaattatccaaatt AATTATATCTGGTTTAAAATCAAAGGTAACAATTTCAGAAATGAGTTACTTGGAAAATGTCTCTATTGAATGTATGGGAAAAGATGACAACTATAaagatttcatttttcaaaatataacAAGTATGGATAACTTAGTTTTTAATGGTTGCTCAATTAATAGTTTAAGTTttccaaattcaaatttaactaATTT ggAAATTAATGATGGTGCATTAAGTACAACAAGTCCACCATCATTTCCAAAGaatgttgaaattttaaaagttaattCAACaggatttaaaaattttccaaaaaCAACTGAAATCCCaaatataaaacaattaataataaccaatGGTATTTTCATTTCACCAATTCAATCACTTgcaccatcattatcaattgccAATGTTATTAATAGTGGTTTAAATGGTGAATTACCACAATCATATTGCTCAGtgaatcaaattaatttatcatcaaataatttcaCATCAATTCCTGATTGTTTCCTTTGTCATTGGTCATATACAAATCAATGGTTTTCAAATAATGTACCAGTTAATTTATCCCCAAATTCAAGTTTTATTTGCAATTTTGGAATTGTTGgaaataatagtggtagtattattaatatttttgataattcaacaaatagTACAATCACAACGTTTAAAGTATTAACCTATGGTGaaactattaaattcaatggtATAAATTTGGGTTggaattttcaaaatcaaacaactggtttaaaaatgataaaaccAAATACACAATTTTCCTATGAATTCCCACCggaatcttttaataaaacaaatgaaactttaatattttcaactggtagatcaattaaaatccaatggatttattatcaatatggaattgaaaatgttgatTTCATTCAAAAAACTGATGGTGTTTTTGCGAATTTCACAGGTTTATTTGATAGTTcatcaattatttcaattaatggtaTAGTTTATTCTCCATTGGTTTTATCAAGTAGgaatattcaaattcaatttaataattctttccCTGAAGGTCCAATTCAATTTGATTTACAAACATTTCAAacttataaatttaaatatttaaaaagcTTTTCAAGGTCTTATCCATTAATTACATCTGCCTCAATTATTTCTGTAAATGATAGTAAAGTTACAATTTTTGGttcattctttaataatgaaaataataataataataataataataataatacaattaaaccaattgtattaattaataatataaattgtgATATTGTTTCATCAGATAATTTAAGTATAGTTGCAAGTATACCAAAGTTTAGTCAAGGTggttttacaaatttaacaGTTATTGATAATggatattatttttcatcaccattgataatattttatgaaaaaccaaaaccaacgGAATGTAATCCATCTTGTGAAAATGGTGGTAAATGTTCCCAAGGATCTTGTGAATGTGTTGGTGATTATTCTGGTGCAACATGTTCATTTATTAAACCTTCAAATTCAACCTATagtttaataattgataaaacaaAACCAAATGCAAAATATGATATGGAAAAGGGTGCATTTGATTTCTCTTTAACAAGTGTTCAAGAATTGGATCTTAATAAGAATGTAGTGAAACAAATTAACATAACCCAATGGGATTATTTACCAGATCAACCTGTTGAAGGTTTAGGTAATTGCTCATTGTATTTCACAAATGAATCAAATGTACTCATACAAGTTTATCTTTTCATACCAACAGATTCTGTAAAATACAATTTCGCTGGttattcattaaatattgattcaGGTCAAGTTAAAGTTTTGGTTAATATAAGTAATTGGCAATATGAAACATCATTAAATGTTTTACGTGCAgtttttaaatcttcatcattaccaTCGAATAAAACCTCATCAAGCAATAGTTGTGGTGATTCTGACACTAGTACATTAGAAACtacaaataatcaatataatGCATTGTTATCATTTACATTCCAAAGAAATGGTGTAATTCTATATGGAGTTTTCATTGATAAAATGCTATCAAATGGTAGAGTTGCAATATCAACCGTAGAGTCTTTACCTGATTATGGTGattccaataataattattttggaaTAAATATGCCTCATTGTACCATATGTTTATTAGATCCAAATTTAGGACCTTTAGTTAATCCAGGTTTTGATTGCTCTGGAAGACCTTGGGTATTACCTGTGTCATTAGTGGTTTCAATAGTTGGTGCTCTCATAATTTCAGTGAGTCTTTTTgttacttttaaaaaatattatattattgcTCGTGATggtaaaacaattaaattctcTAGAAGAAGAAAATCTAAAAGTAGTTCAAAAATGTCCACtcaatag